One Rhododendron vialii isolate Sample 1 chromosome 2a, ASM3025357v1 genomic region harbors:
- the LOC131316489 gene encoding disease resistance protein RPP13-like has product MGDIAVDVFLETLNQLIMSSKVESIQKEKHQLESLEEEIKYMRGFLMVTEKKRNEHAEVMNLVRQIKNVVSEAENIIELYVVQAFKANHAPYFLRRLRQYRISLDLESVKKKIKTLMAEVKQFYDKNMREISGIADKKFEQSFFRSEGGSSSLGGSNTFKVVEEKAVVGFKEEVKTVMGKLHDSGEGGRLEIISIVGAAGGGKTTLAREVYDHPWTSHTFEIRAWVNVSQDYDKTMKRNLLIRILQLASPNEHGDYEKRSEDKLGEDTHKCLKGKKYLIVMDDIWGIEAWNDIQRSLPKEHNGSKVLFTSRLLVEPNSIYCFTHCLARLPKRQSWELLQKKVFGKKRCPPKLVGIGKHIAEKCEGLPLAIVAIAGILVVEDKTLNVWEEVSKRLCSIIAKRQDGCMKILELSYNHLPLHLKACFVYIGGFPEDSEILVRELIWLWVAEGFIQQSKGDKSLEAIAKDYLSSLIDRNLVMVARKRSFEGIKACRIHDLIRELCLKKAEEDNFLVQIYRDGTFSPDAAIKYRRLFIGSQFFHEFSLRPCTRNLRSVLCLSLQNSTHLSSKINLSFFVKNFELLRVLCFISAECRGKIGRGHLVHLRYLAVQLPNDPSEFVSPFSYFFNLETLNLQGQWDTIPLPRYIFEMVKLRHLYSNIIMAAFILM; this is encoded by the exons a tgggtgacaTTGCTGTTGATGTTTTTCTGGAGACCTTGAACCAGCTTATAATGAGCTCCAAGGTCGAAtcaatccaaaaagaaaaacatcagCTCGAATCTCTTGAGGAGGAGATAAAGTATATGAGAGGATTCCTCATGGTTACGGAGAAGAAACGCAATGAGCATGCAGAAGTGATGAATCTGGTGAGGCAGATCAAAAACGTGGTATCCGAGGCAGAGAATATCATAGAACTGTATGTAGTTCAAGCTTTCAAGGCTAATCATGCCCCTTATTTTCTTCGTCGTCTTCGTCAATATCGGATTTCCCTTGACCTTGAAAGCGTCAAAAAGAAGATCAAGACTCTCATGGCTGAGGTGAAGCAGTTTTATGATAAGAATATGCGTGAAATTTCTGGAATAGCAGACAAAAAATTTGAGCAGTCTTTTTTCAGAAGTGAAG GAGGTTCAAGTTCATTAGGAGGGAGCAACACATTCAAAGTGGTAGAAGAGAAGGCGGTGGTTGGTTTCAAGGAGGAGGTAAAGACAGTAATGGGAAAGCTTCACGACAGTGGAGAGGGTGGACGGCTGGAGATAATATCAATCGTCGGTGCAGCCGGAGGCGGCAAAACCACTTTGGCCAGAGAAGTTTATGATCATCCTTGGACGTCACATACCTTTGAAATTCGTGCATGGGTCAATGTTTCTCAAGATTATGATAAGACTATGAAGAGGAATTTGTTGATTCGTATTTTGCAATTAGCTTCCCCAAATGAACATGGAGATTACGAGAAGCGTAGTGAGGATAAATTGGGGGAAGACACACACAAATGCTTGAAGGGTAAGAAATATCTCATTGTCATGGATGACATATGGGGCATTGAAGCCTGGAATGATATCCAAAGATCACTCCCTAAGGAACACAATGGCAGTAAAGTGTTGTTCACTAGTCGACTACTTGTTGAACCAAATAGCATATACTGTTTCACTCATTGTTTGGCTCGCTTACCAAAAAGACAGAGTTGGGAGTTGTTACAAAAGAAg gTATTCGGGAAGAAACGTTGCCCACCGAAGTTAGTTGGCATCGGGAAGCATATAGCAGAAAAATGTGAAGGACTACCTCTTGCGATTGTTGCAATAGCTGGCATTCTGGTAGTGGAAGACAAGACACTCAATGTATGGGAGGAAGTTTCCAAACGTTTATGTTCGATCATTGCCAAACGCCAGGATGGCTGCATGAAGATACTAGAACTTAGTTACAATCACTTGCCTCTCCATTTGAAAGCGTGTTTTGTTTACATTGGAGGATTCCCCGAAGATTCTGAAATCCTTGTACGCgagttgatatggttatgggTCGCAGAGGGATTTATTCAGCAAAGTAAAGGGGATAAAAGCTTGGAGGCCATAGCAAAAGATTACTTAAGCAGTCTTATTGATAGAAATCTAGTAATGGTAGCTAGGAAAAGGTCCTTTGAAGGAATTAAAGCATGCCGTATCCATGATCTTATTCGTGAATTATGCTTGAAAAAAGCCGAGGAGGATAATTTTCTTGTGCAAATTTACAGGGATGGTACTTTTTCACCTGATGCTGCAATTAAGTATCGTCGTCTCTTCATTGGCAGCCAGTTCTTTCATGAGTTTTCCTTAAGGCCTTGTACTCGAAACCTTCGTTCTGTTTTGTGCCTCAGCTTGCAAAACTCCACTCATTTATCGTCTAAAATAAATCTGTCATTCTTTGTTAAAAACTTTGAGCTTCTTAGGGTGTTGTGTTTTATCTCCGCTGAATGCCGAGGAAAAATAGGAAGAGGACATCTTGTTCATTTGAGATACTTGGCAGTTCAGTTACCCAATGACCCATCGGAGTTTGTATCGCCATTTTCCTACTTCTTCAACCTAGAAACCCTTAACCTCCAAGGTCAGTGGGATACCATTCCGCTGCCTCGCTATATATTTGAGATGGTTAAGTTGAGGCATCTATATTCGAATATCATCATGGCTGCCTTTATCCTGATGTAG
- the LOC131316421 gene encoding protein-S-isoprenylcysteine O-methyltransferase B-like isoform X2 encodes MTEIFSYTACRQVLQLFLALIFFHVSEYFLAISFHGRSNVTLRSLLFSKSYILAMTFALLEYCLEVYFFPGLKEHWWISNIGLAILVMGEVIRKMAIITAGQAFTHLIKIYHEEHHKLVTSGVYSFVRHPGYCGFFIWSIGTQIMMCNPISTVAFAVVVWSFFARRIPYEEYFLRQFFGSEYDEYARRVPSGVPFVK; translated from the coding sequence atgacaGAAATCTTCAGCTACACAGCTTGCCGACAGGTGTTGCAACTGTTCTTGGCATTAATTTTCTTCCATGTATCTGAATACTTTCTGGCAATTTCCTTCCACGGGAGATCAAATGTGACGCTGAGGtctcttttgttttccaaaagtTATATTCTGGCTATGACTTTTGCACTCCTGGAGTACTGTTTGGAAGTTTACTTCTTCCCTGGGTTAAAGGAACACTGGTGGATCAGCAACATTGGACTTGCAATACTTGTAATGGGGGAAGTCATACGGAAGATGGCGATTATAACAGCTGGTCAGGCCTTCACTCATCTTATTAAGATTTATCACGAGGAGCATCACAAATTAGTCACTAGTGGAGTCTATAGCTTTGTTCGTCATCCAGGATATTGTGGGTTTTTCATTTGGTCGATTGGCACTCAGATAATGATGTGCAATCCGATATCAACAGTTGCATTTGCCGTAGTTGTTTGGAGCTTCTTTGCGAGACGGATACCGTATGAGGAGTATTTCTTGAGGCAGTTTTTTGGGTCAGAGTATGATGAATATGCCCGTCGGGTTCCTTCTGGTGTTCCATTTGTGAAATAA
- the LOC131316826 gene encoding PTI1-like tyrosine-protein kinase 3, giving the protein MRRWLCCTSRVEESYPSPDHESFGNPRKQADGYQKGSKGYTPVKPEVQKEVPPIEVPALSLAELKEKTDNFGSKSLIGEGSYGRVYYATLSDGKAVAIKKLDVAAEPESNVEFLTQVSMVSKLKHENLVELLGYCVEGNVRVLEYEFATMGSLHDVLHGRKGVQGAQPGPVLDWIQRVRIAVDAARGLEYLHEKFQPSIIHRDIRSSNVLLFEDFKAKIADFNLSNQAPDMAARLHSTRVLGTFGYHAPEYAMTGQLTQKSDVYSFGVVLLELLTGRKPVDHTMPRGQQSLVTWATPRLSEDKVKQCVDPKLKGEYPPKGVAKLAAVAALCVQYESEFRPNMSIVVKALQPLLRSSAPPPPPPDV; this is encoded by the exons ATGCGTAGGTGGTTGTGTTGTACTTCTAGAGTGGAAGAGTCCTACCCTTCACCTGATCATGAGTCTTTCGGAAACCCAAGGAAGCAAGCAGATG GTTATCAGAAAGGGTCAAAGGGATATACCCCTGTGAAACCTGAAGTTCAAAAAGAAGTACCACCTATTGAAGTGCCAGCGCTGTCCTTAGCTGAGCTGAAAGAAAAAACTGATAATTTTGGGTCGAAGTCCTTGATTGGTGAAGGATCCTACGGAAGAGTATACTATGCCACCTTAAGTGATGGAAAAGCTGTGGCAATTAAAAAGCTTGATGTTGCAGCTGAACCTGAGTCAAATGTTGAGTTTTTGACTCAG GTTTCCATGGTTTCAAAACTGAAACATGAAAATCTGGTTGAGTTGCTGGGTTACTGTGTTGAAGGCAATGTTCGTGTTCTAGAATACGAGTTTGCAACCATGGGTTCTCTACATGATGTTTTGCATG GGAGAAAGGGAGTTCAAGGAGCACAACCAGGACCTGTGCTGGACTGGATTCAACGGGTTAGAATTGCTGTTGATGCAGCAAGGGGATTAGAGTATTTGCATGAGaaatttcaaccttccataatACACAGAGATATCAGATCCAGCAATGTGCTTCTATTTGAAGACTTTAAGGCCAAAATTGCAGATTTTAACCTTTCAAATCAGGCTCCTGACATGGCTGCTCGCCTTCATTCTACTCGAGTTTTGGGAACGTTTGGGTATCACGCACCAGA ATATGCAATGACTGGGCAATTGACACAGAAGAGTGATGTGTATAGCTTCGGAGTGGTTCTGCTAGAACTTTTGACTGGCCGCAAACCGGTCGATCATACCATGCCTCGTGGCCAACAAAGTCTTGTTACTTGG GCGACTCCAAGACTAAGTGAAGACAAAGTGAAACAATGTGTAGATCCAAAGCTCAAGGGAGAATATCCTCCCAAAGGAGTtgccaag CTCGCAGCTGTAGCCGCACTATGTGTGCAGTATGAGTCTGAGTTCCGACCAAACATGAGCATTGTAGTCAAGGCTCTCCAACCGCTTCTGAGGTCTTCcgcaccgccgccgccacctccCGATGTTTAA
- the LOC131316421 gene encoding protein-S-isoprenylcysteine O-methyltransferase B-like isoform X1, whose protein sequence is MSFLKHLQHAVESYFFVVQLSRSATFSEIFSYTACRQVLQLFLALIFFHVSEYFLAISFHGRSNVTLRSLLFSKSYILAMTFALLEYCLEVYFFPGLKEHWWISNIGLAILVMGEVIRKMAIITAGQAFTHLIKIYHEEHHKLVTSGVYSFVRHPGYCGFFIWSIGTQIMMCNPISTVAFAVVVWSFFARRIPYEEYFLRQFFGSEYDEYARRVPSGVPFVK, encoded by the exons ATGTCTTTCTTGAAGCATCTTCAGCATGCTGTGGAATCCTACTTTTTCGTAGTGCAGTTGTCCAGATCTGCTACCTTTTCAG AAATCTTCAGCTACACAGCTTGCCGACAGGTGTTGCAACTGTTCTTGGCATTAATTTTCTTCCATGTATCTGAATACTTTCTGGCAATTTCCTTCCACGGGAGATCAAATGTGACGCTGAGGtctcttttgttttccaaaagtTATATTCTGGCTATGACTTTTGCACTCCTGGAGTACTGTTTGGAAGTTTACTTCTTCCCTGGGTTAAAGGAACACTGGTGGATCAGCAACATTGGACTTGCAATACTTGTAATGGGGGAAGTCATACGGAAGATGGCGATTATAACAGCTGGTCAGGCCTTCACTCATCTTATTAAGATTTATCACGAGGAGCATCACAAATTAGTCACTAGTGGAGTCTATAGCTTTGTTCGTCATCCAGGATATTGTGGGTTTTTCATTTGGTCGATTGGCACTCAGATAATGATGTGCAATCCGATATCAACAGTTGCATTTGCCGTAGTTGTTTGGAGCTTCTTTGCGAGACGGATACCGTATGAGGAGTATTTCTTGAGGCAGTTTTTTGGGTCAGAGTATGATGAATATGCCCGTCGGGTTCCTTCTGGTGTTCCATTTGTGAAATAA